The following are encoded together in the Fusarium keratoplasticum isolate Fu6.1 chromosome 1, whole genome shotgun sequence genome:
- a CDS encoding Cupin-2 domain-containing protein: MSSQPKPLPPVKRYITTHDAEGNAIWDESVPLEVEEQRSGGFSIHSSYIHLDNSHDLNSGNDLKAYRENPYEKDLAPESGSTLRVVDFWPGFPAVMHRTASIDYGVVIEGEVDCVLDNGATRTFRRGDIIIQRGTNHAWKNSGTEVARVCFTLLPSAPIKVQGKELEVHGMADLGRIAEEASNIV, encoded by the coding sequence ATGTCTTCTCAGCCCAAGCCCCTCCCTCCCGTCAAGCGATACATCACCACCCACGATGCCGAGGGAAACGCAATCTGGGACGAATCTGTCCccctcgaggtcgaggagcagcgTAGCGGCGGCTTCTCCATCCACTCATCGTACATCCACCTGGACAACTCCCATGACCTCAACAGCGGAAACGACCTCAAGGCCTACAGAGAGAACCCTTATGAGAAGGACCTAGCTCCAGAGTCTGGATCTACCCTACGAGTCGTTGACTTCTGGCCTGGCTTCCCGGCTGTCATGCACCGAACCGCCAGCATCGACTATGGCGTTGTCAttgagggcgaggttgacTGTGTCCTCGACAACGGCGCCACCAGAACCTTCCGGAGAGGCGATATCATAATCCAGAGGGGGACCAATCATGCCTGGAAGAACTCGGGCACTGAGGTGGCTCGGGTTTGCTTCACGCTTCTGCCTTCGGCCCCGATCAAGGTCCagggcaaggagctcgaggttCATGGCATGGCTGACCTGGGAAGAATCGCAGAGGAGGCAAGCAACATTGTATAG
- a CDS encoding Nudix hydrolase domain-containing protein has protein sequence MASTRLAKPSVEAAQSSCLNQCSAAELVYPGTPSHTLDMTSLYGVVQQGNKIDALALGDVWAFHIQGIDEVVGYMKDDVQRDMIWDENFIMNQDTRTILLNPKIQAGENIATACCRVFSNLCLLNRGRFNNCIDRWLAKDVPRREFQPLHVADSTRQDLTIPLPIRGLFGVVTVGVHLNVYAVKQVDGRENIDRIWVSHRARGVNVSYPGMLDQVVAGGMDPTDRVSGVLSPCVTLKREAREEAGLYIDLNTREVFMGQEDGTTRLVGSVEQAPAITFYDCKDHNAGFMNEGHLEPGVRFVYDLRVDTSFQPHAEERGIERFEALSVDEVKQSLHSLDWKPNCGLVMVDFMVRKGLVSEADDVRLGDIITGLQRPLPFKFAQDGFRVLDGW, from the coding sequence atggcttcaacacGATTGGCCAAGCCCTCGGTCGAGGCTGCTCAATCTTCATGCCTCAACCAGTGCTCTGCAGCAGAACTTGTATATCCTGGAACCCCCTCTCACACTCTCGATATGACCTCGCTCTACGGAGTCGTTCAGCAGGGGAACAAGATCGATGCCCTGGCCCTAGGGGATGTCTGGGCGTTCCACATCCAGGGCATCGACGAAGTTGTGGGCTACATGAAGGACGACGTCCAACGAGACATGATATGGGATGAGAACTTTATCATGAACCAAGACACACGGACTATCCTTCTCAACCCCAAGATTCAGGCAGGAGAGAATATTGCGACGGCATGTTGCAGAGTCTTCTCGAACCTATGTCTCCTGAACCGCGGGCGGTTCAACAACTGCATTGACCGTTGGCTCGCTAAGGATGTGCCACGGCGAGAATTCCAGCCTCTACATGTTGCTGATAGCACACGGCAAGATCTCACCATTCCCCTACCTATCCGAGGGCTGTTTGGGGTTGTCACGGTGGGAGTCCACCTCAACGTCTACGCCGTCAAGCAGGTGGACGGCAGGGAGAACATCGACCGCATCTGGGTCTCGCATCGAGCCAGGGGTGTTAATGTCAGCTACCCGGGTATGCTGGATCAGGTTGTCGCAGGCGGCATGGATCCAACCGATCGAGTATCGGGAGTCTTGTCCCCGTGCGTCACCCTGAAACGAGAGGCACGGGAAGAGGCGGGCTTGTATATCGACCTCAACACCAGAGAGGTCTTTATGGGCCAAGAGGATGGCACTACAAGACTGGTTGGCTCAGTCGAACAGGCTCCCGCCATCACCTTCTATGACTGCAAGGACCATAATGCAGGTTTCATGAACGAAGGTCATCTGGAGCCTGGAGTTCGCTTCGTGTACGATCTCAGGGTCGACACGAGCTTTCAGCCGCATGCCGAGGAGCGTGGTATCGAAAGGTTTGAAGCTCTTTCGGTGGACGAGGTCAAGCAGAGCCTCCATTCTCTAGACTGGAAACCTAACTGCGGGCTAGTCATGGTTGACTTTATGGTCCGCAAGGGGCTTGTCTCGGAGGCAGACGACGTCAGGCTGGGAGACATCATAACAGGACTACAGCGACCACTCCCATTCAAGTTTGCACAAGATGGATTTCGGGTTTTGGACGGTTGGTAG